The window AaccaatataaaaatcaatgtgCAGTTGatacaatagaaaaaaagttacaacaacCTTGTTTTATCCTTTCACTTTCCAAATCATTGTTTTCCTTCACATTAACAAATTCGCCTtcataatttattatgttttcatcttcataactttttgaaaactGGTTATCAGATAAGtgaaatttttcctttttaaactttttgaaatcaCCAAACATAAACTGTGACTTTTTAGAATAATGAATTGAATCAGAAGAGTGAATTGGCCGAGATGTTTTTAATGACTGTTTAACATCATCATTTTGATCTTTGATTTTACAGATGACATTTAAATCATCATCTTGTAAATCACTAGAACATTGATCATGAGAGATATTGATATTATGCAATTGATGTTGATGTGTTTTAACATACTGATGCTTTGGTTGTGAAGTATCTGTTgaataaagctaaaaaaaaaacacacaaaacaaaacacataaaaaaaagaaaaaaagaacacaCATTCAcaagaacaaaaacaaaaaaaaagtagaacacacaaaaaaaaaaacacaaaaaattaaataaataactacaTAGCTACATAgtagttataaaatttagttttaaattgaaaataaacaaagcaaaaataaatttaataaaatcataataatttatcataatcataataattactttaaaatcataataattactttaaaatcataataattactttaaaatcataataatttactttaaaatcataataatttaCTTTAGTTTTGTGAAGTTCTGATTCAAGATTATGATGCAAATCTTCCAATGCTTTCAAATTTAACGAGAAACCACTAAGATTCTCTTTTAACAATGTccttaaaattagaaaaaaataaaactttaagtatATACAACAATTATAAATGCATACATAaagcatatatatgtataagtaataataattaaccATTTTAAGTGGCACCTAAGTTCTAAGTTACAACCATTTTAAGTCTAGATTCTAAATTCTACATctgataaattttagttttggtATTTAGTTTAGAAATGGTCAATTTAGGAATATGGTGCACCGTATTGCATTATGGTGAACTCATTTTAAGATGCGTGAACTCATTTTAAGATGGGTGAACTCATTTAAAAACAGATGAACTCACTTCAAGAAGTGTGAACTCACTTCAAAAGGGATGAATTCACTTTAAAACCCTTGAATACACTTTCACAAGGGGTAAACTCACCTCAAGAAGtatgaaaaaaacttcaaaaattgtGAACTCACTTAAAGAAGTGTGAACTTACCTAAAAACAGATGGACTCATTTTAAGAAGTATGAACTCATTTCAAAAGGGGTGAACTCATTTCAAAAGCAggtgaatttattttaaaaggtgtatttatatattttttgatacatAAGGGGAAATGGTTAGTAACCACTTTTTAGATTGCTTTCAAAATCTGGTCTCCCAGCCTGTGCAAACATTGCTTAATCAAACCTTAAAACTCTTGAGCTTCAGCTGACAATAATTTTCcccctaatttttaaaaaactatcaagGTGACATCACTATTTTGACCTTCAAAATAATGAACTTATTTGCCTAATAAAGGCATATAATTTCAGGTATGTTTTGGGGTTATGGGGGCAGGGGGaggcaataataaatttatactttatttatatttttttcgcGCTTGCAGTAGGCTCAAAGTTAGGAAGAGAGACACAATTAGGCATTTTACCCCATCCCTCTCCCCCTCAACCTTCTTcttcaaaaaaagaatattaagtattaagagaaaaatttataatatatttaataatctcaTAATTTTGTTATGccaataaaagttttgttttgttaaaaatttttcttttaagtattttgaaGACCTTGTAAAGCAATaactagaaataattttatttctagttattGCTTTACaaggtattttttaatgttaatttttttgtcaaggaaaacatttttttaagtataaaaacattactaGACTGTAATCCAAATgcagtaacaatttttttgtcttttataaaaatttgtcttttattttcttattattttattgcttcaGTTTTCATGTTGTAAATATAAGTTTCCTGTTACTTTGCAGGAAGTTTATATTTACCACTggaataaaacaaaatgtacaCATTATTCtacaattatatactataaatcaTATGGTAAGCTGATATTTAAATCactctatattttttttctgatgacGTTAAGCATAATGTATACTTTGGATATAATGTCCATCAGATCATTACCAATTACATTAAAGTAAATATTCTATAAATTAGTGATATTAAATACTTCACGAACATATATGCAgcacaatataaaaactttctaaactttttttgctaCAAGCCATAGTAAGTCTGCTTGTAATGGCATTGGCCACAAAGTAAAAGGAATAACGTCACAATTCAGTTTAAAAAGTGACTAGACATATTTTAGATGTAGATAAGATGTTTGAACTTtgtttaatgaatataaaaaacatttgactTGACATCGAATATGTGGAGAGTTAGAAAGATTTCAGtttataaaacagaaataaatgaAGTTTGATCATCTTTACAACCAAGGTTTACTATGGGAAGAACCTTGCCAGGAAAAAGATGTTTTCACAACTTTATATCAATTCATAAatgtacaatttattttaaaagagtgAGTGAATAAACTGATGTTAAGATACTTAACTTTGTGCAGATACCAAATGAACTGGTTGTTTAGCAggttatttataaacatatcgATTATGTTGCTTCCAAGTATGATTTTGGTGTGATGGAATTATAACCAAAAAAGATGAAGGAGAAgaagattataaaattaaatttatgccTCCACATGGTCCCAGTCCAAGTTTTTCTTGGCTTGCACAAGAAGATATGTGTTAGGTCCCATCAAATCATGTTTTATGTACCATAGATTTGCCATCTTCAACAAATGGCTGtgtattgaaaattttagaaatggagttgaaaaaaattgttgaacaaattaatcaaaatttatacaaaacatttCTAATGCATCATTATTTTTACACTTGTATGTTATCCtttgaaatataattatatGAAATTACAATATAATTGTATGTATAATTGGCACAGTTTGcacacacaaaaataatttttctgatctcttgtatacaatattttagaaatggagtttgaaaaaattgttgaataaaatcaaattttatagaaaaaaattatgtgcttaatgaaaaaaataagaggGAGAGAGAGGGAGAAAGGGGACTGGTTGGTAAAGTGCGTAAAAATGGcctaaaaaactaataatgccCTTTCCCCTTCTCCCCTGGTTCTTGAGCCCTTCTCAAGTGCaagaaaattagaaacaaagtataaatttattattgcccTCAAAAAGactcttaaaaaaactttttacaacataaaatttCGATATAGCTAATTTTGTCATAAATAAGTTAGCAATAAACTTTATGCGGGctcttaaaaatttagaaaagtcaaaaaatgcaataatatatttttcattaatagtGATGTTTGAtaccataatttaaaataatatctccaaaaaaattatcaagatgACATCAACATATCACCCCTCAAAATATATgcctttattatttaatttacatatatttaaagtggtctaaaaattttcaatttgatttttgtatCCACCATATAGAAGATTGTCTATGTACTAAATTTCAGAATGATAActcattttgttcataaaacattgctatttaacaacaaaaagtattattatgttAAGCATATAGTTTATATGCTTTTAACCCAAATTGTTATGCAATAATTATTTACAGcataattataactttaataatactaaaaaaaataaaagattataactGATTATAAATAtgaacttaaattaaatataaatgtaaaatcataAATATGAACCTTTCATCTGTTTTGGATAACATTTCCATTGAGTTCTTGCTTGCTCTACATTTGTGTGTGTCACTTGATCTTAATGGTATTGATTGCATACTTTGGCATTTTTCCTCTTCTTGAGAATTGAGAATAGGATTATACAACTGAGTGAAATCAACTTTTTCAGTAACAACTTTTTGATTACTGTGTAATGAAGAAGAATCATTTTCTGACAATGGAAGATCCTAAAGCataagcaaataataaaaatagtgtttttgaaaaaaatgacaataatttttaaaattatttaattaaaaaaaaaaaaaattgaaaacttttttttcaatttttttttgttttgttttgttgagaTTTCAAGAAGAAATAAGTCTTGTCACAAAGCTTCACCAAGGAAATAGAATTTAATGAGCaagtttttctattaaatttttccTTGCTCACTAATGTTACTTTAATGGTCAAAGCGCAATACAAGTTGCAAATCTTTTGGCAGCACTCTAACTCACAGACCTTTTGGCAGCACTCTGTGCAACTGCTGATTTTTCACAtctgctttaaaaataatataaagtaccTTTGCTACAACTTTTAAAGCATCAACTTGTgcatcttcatttttttcaacatgggtttcaatttttattaaatctactTTTTCCACATTCGTTTCTGTAACTTCTTTTGATATTGCAGTTACATCAGTGATTACATTTTGAAATGAATTACTTTGTTCTAAAAATGTTATAGTTCTTGGAATTTCTATCATCTCTTTAAGTTCAGTTTGGCATTCTTTTGTGAAGAATGACATGTtggataaaattttttctgtttgtgTATGTTTCGTATCTAGACGTGCAGCTCTAATTATATTTAACCAACTAAATGGATCATCTGAAGgatctaaaaattttgaaaaatggttaTTTTGAATTTCCGCTAAGGGATTGTCTTTTTGTaaagtattgtgaaaatttttttcagatatatttatattttgaacagTTTCGCTTGCTTTCACAAGACAGTTGCAAGAATGAAGTTTATTTGGAAAGGTATTTTCCTCTTCACTTTCACTACTTAAAGGAATGTTATCTATTATATCAATGAGTCGAACATTATGCtttcttatcttttttctttttttcctccTAAGAATAAGATTACTTAGTGCTTTATAAAGTTTGTCTTCATTGTCATTGTCAGAAGTTTCTTTTTCAGAGGTTTCTTTGTCAGattgttttttaggttttaatttCAAAACCTCATCATCACATAAACTCTCGTCTTGATTATTGAACTCGCTTTGATTgctgaactttttttcttttagcctaatgaaaaaaatataaaaataattggagaagctaattaaaaatgttttctttttattttatttttaaaatttttttttttgtatacacacgtcaaaatatttatataattctatatcaaatgtatttgtataaatttgtgtgtatatgtataaagTTAGGCAATGTTAAAtgctgaatatttttttaacttcagttACAAAGTTTAATAACTAGTACTATTCgttaaagaaacatttaatgaaTGTAAGGTCCTCATAAAACTTCGGTCAATAAATCTTTTGCAATTTATTCCACTATTTGTTGAAATACAGTTCAAAAATCTggttttagtttctttttttgattactAAACAATAATTTCCTTGGGACATTATTTCGATTTGTATAATTCTTTAtagacattattaaaatttggaacacaaataaattcattaattcatttataatttcatattaataataaattatttataaattatatgataataagaataaattcaTTGGGTATTATATTCATATGAAGAAATTTATGTGAGAACGCAGGTAAAATCCGaaacacaaacataaaaataataaagataatacaaaataagGCAACAAATAGTatagattatttaataaagtgatactttttagtttgtttttttttgctttatattatttaaatacttaaataaaaatttggttttatttagttcaattaaAGCTCACCTTGCTGAGTTTTCATTCAAATCTGGAATTTTCCCAGGTTCAATCTGGTGTCACAGATATTGCACTAAAAAGGCTGACATCATACTtgcactttcaaaaaaattttgtttctataaGCTTAACAAAATCTAGATTGTCTAGAGTTCAACTAGAGTACCATAAGGTAGCATATTAGATAAGGAGTACGATAGGGTAGCATATAAGATAGTAAAGATAGCGGATACTGAAGTACCATAGGGTAGCATATAAGAGAGTGTAttatgttcatttttattttctatttttgtttcacTAGTATAACGTATTATAGTTAAACATGGCACAAATTATCATCATTATGTCGATGATACCCTAAAATATACTTTCATCAACCCAGGAAaagaaaacatcaaaataattgaatatacTTATGCAGTCACCAAATGGTTTCTTAAAAATGGAGTTCTGCTTAACTCAACAAAATAGAAGAATAGTACATTGTCAGGAACAACACTAAATACAATTAATTTGATAAGAATTCTAAGTATCACAGGCCTCAGCAGGAGTAAATGAGTGCACAAGCAGAGAGACACCTATCTAAAATAGACTTGGTGGGGGACATGTTCACCCATACTGATAGTGCTTGTGTGGGTGATCAGCTTTTTCAAgggcttttttaatatataaaaaaaaagtttaatggagataataaaatgataattgaTTACATTTAAGTAATAGTTTTGTTAGTTACGCTGCAATGTTTTGTATTGTATCATAAAGATGTAGGAGAAACAATCATCAGCAATGATTATTTTTCTGATATATACTTATTCAAGCATCATAATACTTTctagaaaaattgttaaaaagaacATTGCAATTGACCaagtttttttaactctaatttagtatatatttagatcagtttttattaaaactattaattattttataaatataattttgttttacgttttttcctatttttattttataaaagttcattCGTTACCCTTCTtctttgtgaatttttttttctaatctgaAAAGTTTCATAAACAGCACTGAAATAGCTCCAAGCTAAAGAGCTAAAAGTTATAACAGTTATAAGAAAAACAGTTATAAGAAGTTAACAGAAAAACAGTTATAAGAAGTTAACAGAAAAACAGTTATAAGAAGTTAACAGAAAAACAGTTACAAGAAAAACAGTTATAAGAAAAACAGTGATAAGAAAAACAGTTATAAGAAAAACAGTTATAAGAAAAACAGTTATAAGAAAAACAGTTATAAGAAAAACAGTGATAAGAAAAACAGTTATAAGAAAAACAGTTATAAGAAAAACAGTGATAAGAAAAACAGTTATAAGAAAAACAGTTATAAGAAGTTAACAGAAAAACAGTTATAAGAAAAACAGTTATAAGAAAAACAGTTATAAGAAAAACAGTTATAAGAAGTTA is drawn from Hydra vulgaris chromosome 07, alternate assembly HydraT2T_AEP and contains these coding sequences:
- the LOC100213720 gene encoding myosin-11 isoform X4 translates to MTIQMEQKSNYANAKNIPIQMKQQSFAENVPKFLSLKLDKVEPIPPKMLRIPAQNLENKKINLLSNPIHIPKLVDLRVVLKKPADDKINHIPKLLTLPNIDGKIKFVEIQPSKHVINLDHMLKQKELIKVQDVPIYKAINLRPSTNTMMATNKPLKLLNYPEVQVKNKGLKEKKFSNQSEFNNQDESLCDDEVLKLKPKKQSDKETSEKETSDNDNEDKLYKALSNLILRRKKRKKIRKHNVRLIDIIDNIPLSSESEEENTFPNKLHSCNCLVKASETVQNINISEKNFHNTLQKDNPLAEIQNNHFSKFLDPSDDPFSWLNIIRAARLDTKHTQTEKILSNMSFFTKECQTELKEMIEIPRTITFLEQSNSFQNVITDVTAISKEVTETNVEKVDLIKIETHVEKNEDAQVDALKVVAKDLPLSENDSSSLHSNQKVVTEKVDFTQLYNPILNSQEEEKCQSMQSIPLRSSDTHKCRASKNSMEMLSKTDERTLLKENLSGFSLNLKALEDLHHNLESELHKTKLYSTDTSQPKHQYVKTHQHQLHNINISHDQCSSDLQDDDLNVICKIKDQNDDVKQSLKTSRPIHSSDSIHYSKKSQFMFGDFKKFKKEKFHLSDNQFSKSYEDENIINYEGEFVNVKENNDLESERIKQDELFKEEIRKKVRKKFSSNFQETSPSEEKSVERTKLLAWMKTRQDEKLTDYMIQLEKQHSTEHKPYVKNVSPNETYKNTYMVAEKTRNIFEDNNAERMLAGEKLAQAVLSSKLNTKTNDATKQKLNSNRKSTKIPVRDTHSSRLRKNALLIDVINLKKIKNEKFVKKPLQVKKANLLEEKTQKLSGSSPRLADPQVFITKKSYELYKAKSAKQHLERSVNSLYNNKNTNDSLLDAFKYVSPRQTDQMPTFHKKSIEKTTFKYPVDASNETIQLLAEAEMALLDEKEPAQSELSVKLPESIDWNEIEKILNTP